The following coding sequences lie in one Rutidosis leptorrhynchoides isolate AG116_Rl617_1_P2 chromosome 6, CSIRO_AGI_Rlap_v1, whole genome shotgun sequence genomic window:
- the LOC139855067 gene encoding uncharacterized protein translates to MVPSDGGTRVEDIFEVDEIKNYLDCHYLSPCEAVWRLFSYDIHYSKPSVIKLSFHLPNQQSITLGDSQKLPALLKRESIKETMFTQWFELNKQDEFARTLTYAKLPKHYVWNQDAKMWTPRKLRNSIGRIVYSNPASGERYYLRMLLNIVKGPRSFEEIRTVDGFLHPTFKDACFAYGLALSDDILRKKRKLFNFPDLILTDAQLKNYCLVEIQGILNKNGKSLDDYPDLPQPDPSMLTQMDNRMIREELNYNIKDMHILHETLFSSLNPEQLAIYHWVMVIAAVTQKKGGLFFLYSPGGTGKTFLYTDVLAKLRAERMIVLAVASSGIFVFLFFGIASLLLPGGRTAHSRFVIPLELMENKKTLPDILGAKDDANRSKLFGGMPILLGGDFRKILPVIPKGKRQDIIQVLDVGEGKVQARHKDGEDEPTWIKIPDEYIVRSKKSPIETIVDTIFPDYTVRQEDEEYIRERAILTPRNDDADQINKHMFKKLNGATMTFKSSDEICKGSTDNIEQHHSYPINIWENKSAAKPVSNPVVTCGSVTDSGLPSGIHSSSYELLLFYLNLMLLSRYASQQQLASAMDPAVQKLHGNSNKSTTSPAL, encoded by the exons ATGGTACCCAGCGATGGGGGTACTCGAGTAGAAGACATATTTGAGGTTGACGAGATAAAGAATTATTTGGATTGTCATTATTTATCGCCATGTGAGGCCGTTTGGAGGCTGTTTTCGTACGACATCCACTACTCAAAACCGTCGGTCATAAAATTGTCATTTCACCTGCCGAATCAACAATCGATCACGCTCGGCGATTCACAAAAACTCCCTGCCCTATTAAAAAGGGAAAGTATTAAGGAAACAATGTTCACGCAGTGGTTTGAGCTTAACAAACAGGATGAATTTGCCCGAACACTTACGTACGCCAAACTCCCTAAACATTACGTATGGAATCAGGATGCCAAAATGTGGACCCCAAGAAAGCTTAGAAACAGCATTGGTCGTATAGTGTACTCAAACCCTGCCTCTGGTGAACGTTATTATTTACGTATGCTGCTTAACATAGTAAAAGGTCCCCGTTCATTTGAAGAAATACGCACAGTAGATGGTTTCTTACACCCAACCTTTAAGGACGCTTGCTTTGCATATGGTTTG GCGTTATCGGACGACATTCTTCGTAAGAAAAGAAAATTATTCAACTTCCCTGATCTAATCCTCACCGATGCCCAGCTTAAGAATTATTGCTTGGTCGAAATACAGGGCATATTAAATAAAAATGGAAAATCATTAGATGATTACCCTGACCTCCCACAACCCGACCCATCTATGCTTACGCAAATGGACAACCGGATGATTCGAGAAGAGTTAAACTACAACATAAAGGACATGCATATTTTACATGAAACCCTCTTCAGTTCTCTCAACCCAGAACAACTTGCTATTTATCACTGG GTTATG GTCATAGCAGCCGTCACACAGAAAAAAGGAGGGCTTTTCTTCTTATATAGTCCAGGTGGCACTGGCAAGACATTCCTATATACCGATGTACTTGCAAAATTACGAGCTGAAAGAATGATTGTCCTTGCGGTCGCATCATCGGGTATATTTGTATTTCTCTTTTTCG GTATCGCTTCCCTTCTGTTACCAGGCGGACGAACAGCCCATAGTCGCTTCGTGATCCCTCTCGAATTGATGGAAAACA AAAAAACCTTACCCGACATTTTGGGCGCTAAGGACGATGCAAACAGGTCGAAGCTATTTGGGGGTATGCCTATCCTATTAGGGGGAGACTTCCGGAAAATCCTACCCGTGATACCAAAAGGCAAGAGACAAGACATTATTCAG GTGCTGGATGTAGGAGAAGGTAAAGTTCAAGCAAGGCATAAAGATGGAGAGGACGAACCAACGTGGATAAAGATTCCCGATGAATACATTGTCAGATCCAAAAAATCACCCATTGAAACCATTGTTGACACAATATTCCCAGATTACACTGTAAGACAAGAAGATGAAGAATATATTCGCGAACGCGCGATCTTGACACCCCGGAATGATGATGCTGACcagattaacaaacatatgttcaagaAACTCAACGGTGCAACAATGACGTTTAAAAGCTCTGACGAGATTTGCAAGGGTTCAACAGACAACATCGAGCAACACCACTCCTACCCG ataaatatttgggAGAATAAAAGTGCTGCTAAACCTGTGTCTAACCCTGTGGTGACATGTGGCTCGGTTACTGACTCTGGGTTACCAA GTGGTATACACTCATCATCTTATGAGCTTTTACTGTTTTATCTGAATCTCAT GTTGTTGTCAAGGTACGCTTCACAGCAGCAGCTTGCATCAGCTATGGACCCTGCTGTACAGAAATTGCATGGGAACTCCAACAAATCTACTACTTCACCGGCTCTTTAG